In Verrucomicrobiota bacterium, a single genomic region encodes these proteins:
- a CDS encoding DUF2062 domain-containing protein: MIKRHIREYIRKFHELLDAKDAPHSVAGGTSIGVFFGFLPIFGLKTLGAMGASMVTRCSVVASVVGVSLHDLFLPVWPLILRYQFQVGFWILSR, encoded by the coding sequence ATGATCAAACGACACATCCGGGAATATATCCGGAAATTCCACGAACTCCTCGATGCGAAGGATGCTCCACACTCAGTGGCGGGAGGAACCTCCATCGGCGTTTTCTTCGGATTCCTTCCGATCTTTGGTTTAAAGACCCTGGGCGCCATGGGAGCCTCCATGGTGACGCGTTGCAGTGTGGTGGCCTCGGTGGTCGGCGTCTCCCTGCACGACCTCTTTCTCCCCGTCTGGCCACTGATCCTGCGTTATCAGTTTCAGGTAGGCTTTTGGATCCTGAGCCGC